Proteins co-encoded in one Methanomassiliicoccales archaeon genomic window:
- a CDS encoding DUF835 domain-containing protein translates to MKRVMIVDDNEDVLELVSELVASSGYQPVTATGGKECLDTVEEKQPDLILLDINMPDIDGWTVLRKLKEKGLTEEIKVMMLTATTDVGTDIFGLQDVVAGYIRKPFSNRELSDRLKGALEEAIEQPEVVMVEESKPGFISRMFGKPKANVETPSGKERMDSSAMKYSVRRGFGYIVKEKKPVRSFQVFVDQVTHDIQGLCVTRQHPGTIRSRWGLEKTPIIWLSNKVGKVYVNPTNIGILSDTIIRFVEKSGESIVLIDGLEFLIVNNDFEKVLRMIHHISEAVMEYKSRLLISVDPRILETREMALLERNMEMIDTRDYIVQREDLSELGQD, encoded by the coding sequence ATGAAGCGGGTTATGATCGTCGACGACAACGAGGATGTTCTTGAATTGGTATCGGAACTGGTGGCTAGCAGTGGCTACCAACCGGTTACCGCCACCGGTGGAAAGGAATGTCTGGACACCGTTGAGGAAAAACAACCCGACCTTATCCTGCTGGATATCAACATGCCTGACATCGACGGGTGGACTGTCCTCAGAAAGCTCAAGGAAAAGGGCCTCACGGAAGAAATCAAGGTCATGATGCTGACTGCGACCACGGACGTTGGAACAGACATTTTCGGCCTTCAGGATGTGGTCGCCGGCTACATCAGGAAGCCGTTCAGCAATCGCGAGCTCTCAGATAGGTTAAAAGGTGCGTTGGAGGAAGCGATTGAACAACCCGAGGTCGTGATGGTCGAGGAAAGCAAGCCCGGCTTCATTTCGAGAATGTTCGGGAAACCCAAGGCCAACGTGGAGACGCCTTCAGGAAAAGAACGCATGGACTCTTCTGCCATGAAGTATTCCGTTAGACGGGGTTTCGGATACATCGTGAAGGAGAAGAAACCAGTTAGATCCTTTCAGGTTTTCGTGGACCAGGTCACACACGACATTCAAGGGCTGTGTGTGACCAGACAGCACCCGGGTACCATCAGATCTAGGTGGGGGCTGGAGAAGACCCCGATCATCTGGTTGAGTAACAAAGTGGGCAAGGTCTACGTCAATCCCACGAACATCGGGATTCTCAGCGACACCATCATCAGGTTCGTGGAGAAGAGCGGTGAGAGCATAGTCCTCATCGACGGTCTTGAGTTCCTCATAGTCAACAACGATTTCGAGAAGGTGCTTCGAATGATCCACCATATCTCAGAAGCGGTGATGGAGTACAAGTCCAGACTGCTTATATCGGTGGATCCAAGAATCCTTGAGACCAGGGAGATGGCCCTGCTCGAGAGGAACATGGAGATGATCGATACCCGGGATTACATCGTGCAGCGAGAGGATCTTTCCGAACTTGGGCAGGACTGA
- a CDS encoding TIGR00269 family protein, which produces MVKCNKCGLRAVTFIRYNGTHLCHQHFVEYVEKRVKREIRKQLSIEGAMKIAVGLSGGKDSSVALVMLQKILEDHRDVEIHAISVDEGIEGYRPPSLKKAAGLTEELGVQHHIIHFQDEFGTSMDAIAPRSGFRTPCTFCGVLRRKCLNKKAMEIGANVIATGLNLDDTVQSIMMNFTRGDVERLARLGPHVKVQPGLIPRIQPLRSIPEKESYLYAILEGIGFSDDTCPYSDPALRNDYRDIIDSLENRSPGSRFSILASYDAIAPLLRESYPPAKLNTCQCGEPSLGTRCKACELLDELRGMDQTKS; this is translated from the coding sequence GTGGTAAAGTGCAACAAGTGCGGCCTTAGAGCCGTGACCTTCATCCGATACAATGGCACCCATCTTTGCCATCAGCATTTCGTGGAATATGTGGAGAAGAGGGTCAAAAGGGAGATCAGGAAACAGCTCTCGATAGAGGGCGCAATGAAGATCGCGGTCGGTCTCTCCGGGGGAAAGGACAGTTCCGTTGCATTGGTAATGCTCCAGAAGATACTGGAGGACCATAGGGATGTGGAGATCCATGCCATCTCCGTTGACGAAGGTATAGAGGGCTACAGGCCTCCCAGCCTGAAGAAGGCGGCAGGGCTCACGGAGGAATTAGGAGTGCAGCACCACATCATCCATTTTCAAGACGAGTTCGGTACCAGCATGGACGCGATCGCTCCCCGCTCAGGTTTCAGGACACCCTGTACATTCTGCGGGGTGCTTAGACGAAAATGCCTCAATAAAAAGGCAATGGAAATCGGTGCTAATGTCATCGCGACCGGTCTCAACCTGGACGATACAGTGCAATCGATCATGATGAATTTCACCCGGGGCGATGTGGAACGGTTGGCCCGCCTTGGACCGCATGTGAAGGTGCAGCCAGGGTTAATACCCAGAATTCAGCCGCTTCGCTCTATTCCGGAGAAGGAATCATATCTTTACGCAATACTTGAGGGCATAGGTTTTTCCGACGATACCTGCCCTTATTCTGACCCAGCTTTGAGAAACGATTACAGAGACATCATCGATTCACTGGAGAACCGAAGCCCAGGCTCGAGATTCTCCATATTGGCAAGCTACGATGCCATCGCCCCCTTATTGAGAGAGAGCTATCCACCAGCAAAGCTCAATACGTGCCAATGCGGCGAACCATCTCTGGGAACAAGATGCAAGGCGTGCGAGCTGCTTGACGAACTGAGAGGAATGGATCAGACGAAGTCGTGA
- a CDS encoding replication factor C small subunit, translating into MREIWIEKYRPKNLKEVVGQKDIVDRLKAYAETGNLPHLLFSGPAGTGKTTCALAMSKELFGEGWRQNFLELNASDERGIDVVRGKIKEFARTSPIGGTGFKIIFLDEADALTSDAQAALRRTMERYSHICRFVLSCNYSSKIIDPIQSRCAVFRFRPLPKEAITSYLAMIAEKEGAKITDEALEALVHVAQGDMRKAVNSLQVAASLGEDITIEVVYQTSGTARPEEVKSLLETALSGDFIEARTILDEIMITYGLSGQDIIKQIHRTFFELSIPDIEKVKLIDKTGEVEFRIVEGGNERIQLEALLAHLVLVGENIHLD; encoded by the coding sequence ATGAGGGAGATATGGATAGAGAAGTACAGACCTAAGAACCTCAAAGAGGTTGTTGGACAGAAGGATATCGTAGATCGCCTGAAGGCCTACGCCGAAACAGGCAATCTCCCTCATCTGCTTTTCTCAGGTCCGGCTGGAACGGGAAAGACCACATGCGCCTTGGCCATGTCAAAGGAGCTTTTTGGTGAGGGATGGAGGCAGAATTTCTTGGAACTGAATGCCTCTGACGAGAGAGGGATCGACGTGGTGAGGGGCAAGATCAAAGAGTTCGCTCGCACCTCTCCAATTGGAGGAACCGGATTCAAGATTATCTTCCTGGACGAGGCCGATGCCCTCACATCGGATGCTCAGGCAGCCCTCAGGCGAACTATGGAACGTTACAGTCATATCTGCAGGTTTGTGCTCTCCTGCAACTACTCCTCAAAGATCATTGATCCCATCCAGTCGAGGTGTGCGGTCTTCAGGTTCAGACCCCTGCCCAAAGAAGCTATAACGAGTTACCTTGCCATGATTGCTGAGAAAGAGGGTGCGAAAATCACGGATGAGGCTCTTGAAGCGTTGGTCCATGTTGCCCAGGGAGATATGAGGAAAGCTGTGAACTCTTTGCAGGTTGCCGCCTCTCTGGGAGAGGACATAACCATAGAGGTGGTCTACCAGACCTCGGGCACCGCAAGGCCGGAAGAGGTGAAGTCTCTCCTTGAGACCGCGCTATCAGGTGATTTCATCGAGGCCAGAACAATACTTGATGAGATCATGATAACCTATGGTTTGTCAGGTCAGGATATCATCAAGCAGATACACCGGACCTTCTTCGAACTTAGCATACCGGACATCGAGAAGGTGAAGCTCATCGATAAGACGGGAGAGGTAGAGTTCCGAATCGTCGAAGGAGGAAATGAGCGTATCCAGCTGGAGGCGCTGCTTGCTCATTTGGTGCTTGTCGGTGAGAACATCCACCTGGACTGA
- a CDS encoding MATE family efflux transporter, whose product MPNGRFFRLALDKEIFSLAWPVIISNLLQTVTMFVDLLMVGQLGHEALAAVGLGSQVLFFIWAIMMGLSTGTIAIVARRSGEGDTNRADNVLKQSVVLGVLISIPVALLGSFFGYQMLSVFGAEEQVVSLGYEYISLLFLASPAIFVFFIASSALRGVGDTKTPLYVSALLNLINFIMNYCLIFGNFGFPQLGVRGAALGTTIAFAISLLVYVILLRRKSSRIHLKREGAYFTLDTIRSILHIGTPSALEQALIQFGFVVYIAFIVSFGTEALAAHNIGARIQSLAFMPGFGFAIATTTMVGQSLGSKEPDKAEKSGWEGSKLSFITMTSTGLLMVILADPISKLFTTDNIVLALSNDWIALLALATPAVGIHFTMAGGLQGAGDTRWPLYVSFIGLYIVRLPLAYFLGFMTPLGVQGVWLSMSLEYYVRAAIITNRFRKGKWKKISV is encoded by the coding sequence ATGCCGAACGGGAGGTTCTTCCGGCTAGCTTTGGACAAAGAGATTTTCAGCCTTGCCTGGCCAGTCATAATTAGCAATCTCCTGCAGACTGTCACCATGTTCGTGGATCTGCTCATGGTAGGCCAGCTTGGGCACGAGGCTCTGGCCGCGGTAGGATTGGGCAGCCAGGTCTTGTTCTTCATCTGGGCTATCATGATGGGGTTGAGCACTGGAACGATAGCTATCGTGGCCAGGCGTTCTGGGGAGGGTGACACGAACCGGGCGGACAACGTCCTCAAGCAATCTGTGGTCCTTGGAGTCCTGATATCCATTCCCGTAGCACTTCTTGGATCCTTTTTTGGTTACCAGATGCTCTCAGTCTTCGGCGCGGAGGAACAGGTTGTTTCCCTCGGATACGAATATATTTCATTACTATTCCTGGCCTCTCCCGCAATATTCGTTTTCTTCATCGCTTCCTCAGCTCTCAGGGGTGTAGGAGATACAAAGACACCATTGTATGTGTCAGCTTTGCTCAACCTCATCAACTTCATTATGAACTACTGTCTGATCTTTGGTAACTTCGGCTTTCCACAGCTGGGCGTCAGAGGAGCCGCCTTGGGGACGACAATAGCTTTTGCTATCTCATTACTCGTCTACGTAATACTCCTGCGCAGGAAGAGCAGTCGGATTCATCTCAAGAGAGAGGGGGCGTACTTTACTCTAGATACCATACGATCGATCCTCCACATTGGGACCCCCTCGGCTCTTGAACAGGCACTGATACAGTTCGGATTCGTAGTTTATATTGCATTCATTGTGTCCTTCGGGACGGAGGCCCTCGCCGCTCACAATATCGGCGCTAGAATCCAGTCCCTGGCATTTATGCCCGGATTCGGTTTTGCGATTGCCACTACTACCATGGTGGGTCAGAGCCTTGGTTCAAAGGAACCTGATAAAGCTGAGAAAAGCGGATGGGAGGGGTCAAAACTTTCCTTCATTACTATGACTTCAACCGGGCTGCTGATGGTCATCCTGGCAGATCCGATATCGAAACTGTTCACTACCGATAACATTGTTCTCGCCCTCTCAAATGACTGGATTGCCCTGTTGGCTCTGGCGACCCCTGCCGTTGGCATACATTTCACCATGGCTGGAGGCCTTCAAGGGGCAGGGGATACCCGATGGCCTCTTTACGTCTCGTTCATCGGTCTTTACATTGTGAGGCTGCCCCTGGCATACTTCTTAGGATTCATGACGCCTCTGGGCGTGCAAGGCGTATGGCTCTCGATGTCTCTTGAGTACTATGTTCGTGCAGCGATAATCACAAATAGATTTAGAAAGGGGAAGTGGAAGAAGATATCTGTTTGA
- a CDS encoding Lrp/AsnC family transcriptional regulator produces the protein MVDEKDLAILRELKSDSRRSTNQIANALGIPRATVHERIKKMGQKGVIKGFTVVSDYAQLGMPVTAFILVSFLPTHSVSQRDLANRISKLEGVFGVHLISGEYDIMVKMRGKSMESIGSLVIDEIRGMEGVGGTLTCVSFSTVKDEL, from the coding sequence ATGGTGGACGAGAAGGACTTAGCCATACTGAGGGAATTAAAGTCTGATTCAAGGCGGAGTACCAACCAGATAGCGAATGCACTTGGTATACCTCGAGCGACAGTGCACGAACGAATTAAGAAGATGGGTCAAAAAGGGGTGATCAAGGGATTTACGGTCGTCTCGGATTACGCCCAACTAGGAATGCCCGTGACCGCATTCATACTGGTATCATTCCTCCCCACACATTCTGTCTCTCAGAGGGACCTAGCGAACAGGATTTCCAAGCTGGAAGGTGTTTTTGGGGTTCACTTGATATCGGGAGAGTATGATATCATGGTGAAGATGAGGGGAAAGAGCATGGAGAGCATCGGTTCTTTAGTCATCGATGAGATCCGTGGAATGGAAGGTGTCGGCGGAACGCTCACATGCGTTTCCTTCTCAACGGTGAAGGATGAGCTCTAG
- a CDS encoding radical SAM protein, with the protein MQVLKTMIGNPVTRKVLSGMSNYCETDGKNRLEVALELYVGERDTACYKCKMALKPLSSVIKRGAKAFGVKEEEIKSAFTNSYYRKALSSVIRGVADFGVNRPFIPGSPFQVVWDVTYACNLNCRHCYAEAGKKREDELSDAEALELVDRLSDMGVTILAFSGGEPLVRGNIMEMVKRASDNGMYVSFATNGTLLTKERVREAKEAGVKYLQISLDGATAEVHDAFRGASGAFDRTIQGIKNCVDADLFVNVATTATKANYSEIPAIIDLCEELGVEWFMLYNFVPTGRGREVIDIDLSPDEREEMLNMLFSRMEDVDCELLTTAPQFARVALQHCSGTGTLVVPTHFNNTRVGEDLFSITEFIGGCGAGRFYLAIRANGDIDPCVFFPLTVGNVREDDLMEIWRNNDILGDLRNKEILQDNCGSCEYRYHCGGCRARAYNYFNNYLAPDPGCVKNQRHYDAILKRIEIEDEIPIERIETIH; encoded by the coding sequence ATTCAAGTGCTCAAGACTATGATAGGTAACCCTGTTACCCGTAAGGTTCTCTCAGGCATGAGCAACTATTGTGAAACTGATGGCAAGAACAGGCTGGAAGTTGCCCTGGAGCTGTATGTGGGAGAGAGGGATACAGCCTGCTATAAATGCAAGATGGCTCTGAAGCCTCTTTCTTCAGTGATCAAAAGGGGTGCAAAAGCCTTCGGTGTTAAGGAGGAGGAGATAAAGTCTGCCTTCACGAACTCTTATTATAGGAAGGCATTGAGTTCGGTTATCAGAGGAGTTGCTGACTTCGGGGTCAACCGACCATTCATTCCAGGTTCCCCCTTTCAAGTCGTATGGGATGTGACCTATGCCTGCAACCTCAATTGCAGGCATTGCTATGCTGAGGCTGGAAAGAAGAGGGAGGACGAGCTCAGCGATGCGGAAGCGCTTGAATTGGTGGACCGCCTCTCGGACATGGGCGTTACCATACTTGCGTTCTCTGGAGGGGAACCACTGGTTCGTGGGAACATAATGGAGATGGTCAAGAGGGCATCTGACAATGGGATGTATGTCTCATTCGCAACCAACGGGACCCTGTTGACAAAGGAGAGAGTAAGAGAAGCAAAGGAAGCTGGAGTGAAATATCTCCAAATAAGCCTTGATGGGGCAACAGCTGAAGTCCACGATGCCTTCAGAGGCGCATCGGGAGCTTTCGACAGGACAATTCAAGGCATCAAGAACTGCGTGGATGCGGACTTATTCGTCAATGTCGCAACAACCGCGACCAAGGCCAATTACAGCGAGATTCCGGCCATTATCGACCTGTGTGAGGAGCTTGGAGTCGAGTGGTTCATGTTATACAATTTCGTACCAACAGGAAGGGGCCGGGAGGTGATTGATATAGATCTCTCACCCGATGAGAGGGAGGAGATGCTCAACATGCTATTCTCCCGGATGGAGGATGTAGACTGCGAACTTCTCACAACGGCCCCTCAGTTCGCCAGAGTGGCGCTTCAGCATTGTTCGGGAACGGGAACCCTGGTCGTTCCTACTCACTTCAACAACACAAGGGTCGGCGAGGATCTGTTCAGCATAACTGAGTTCATTGGTGGATGCGGAGCTGGGAGATTCTATTTGGCCATCCGAGCCAATGGAGACATAGATCCCTGTGTCTTCTTTCCACTTACAGTTGGAAATGTGAGGGAGGACGACCTCATGGAGATCTGGAGGAACAATGATATCTTGGGAGATCTCAGGAACAAGGAGATACTTCAGGACAACTGCGGCTCATGTGAATACAGGTATCACTGTGGAGGCTGCCGGGCCCGCGCCTACAATTACTTCAACAACTACCTCGCACCAGATCCAGGATGCGTGAAAAATCAGCGCCACTACGACGCCATTCTGAAACGGATAGAGATAGAGGATGAAATCCCTATCGAGAGGATTGAGACCATTCACTGA
- a CDS encoding nicotinate phosphoribosyltransferase — translation MKRFFVATEEELMEGLTTDVYFSRTMEILKAKGMLEQQALSEFTVSSLPGSWPWAVLCGAEEAMNLLEGRNVDLWGLPEGTVFRARDIRGNRVPVLTINGSYSDYCIYETPCLGFMCHESGVATMAARCKWAAGDRRVIAFGIRRMNPFLAPALDRASFIGGCDGVSSLIGAETIDEKPSGTMPHSLMIMFGNEGNAYRAFDEVVDRDVPRVALIDTYTDEKINAILACESIKDLNAVRLDTPGSRRGSFPELIREVRWEMDIRGYGHVDIIASGGLDEKKILSLSDVPVDGFGVGTSISNAPTVDFAMDIVEMKGVPVAKRGKLGGRKLVFRCPECLEFLVLPFGAEEIPVCDPCGTEMEAAEKMLIKSGKRISEPLSPGKLRDNVLKQLAKVEL, via the coding sequence CTGAAACGCTTCTTCGTTGCCACGGAGGAGGAGCTGATGGAAGGTCTGACCACCGACGTCTACTTCTCGAGGACCATGGAGATACTGAAGGCCAAGGGAATGCTAGAACAGCAAGCGCTCTCCGAATTCACGGTGAGCTCACTGCCCGGTAGCTGGCCCTGGGCGGTTCTCTGCGGGGCGGAGGAGGCAATGAATCTCCTGGAAGGAAGGAATGTCGACCTTTGGGGGTTGCCTGAGGGAACGGTATTCAGGGCTAGGGACATCAGAGGAAACAGGGTACCTGTGCTCACCATTAACGGATCTTACTCAGATTACTGCATATATGAAACCCCTTGCTTGGGTTTCATGTGCCATGAGTCGGGGGTGGCGACCATGGCCGCAAGGTGCAAGTGGGCTGCCGGCGATCGGAGGGTGATCGCCTTTGGGATAAGGAGAATGAATCCGTTCCTGGCCCCCGCCCTAGATAGGGCGTCCTTTATTGGAGGATGCGATGGTGTATCCTCCCTGATCGGGGCCGAGACCATTGATGAGAAACCCTCCGGAACGATGCCTCATTCACTCATGATAATGTTCGGAAATGAGGGGAATGCCTACAGGGCATTCGATGAGGTCGTGGACAGGGATGTTCCAAGAGTCGCCCTTATAGATACATACACAGACGAAAAGATCAACGCCATTTTGGCCTGCGAATCGATCAAGGATCTGAACGCGGTACGACTTGACACACCCGGCTCTCGAAGGGGTTCGTTTCCCGAGCTGATCAGGGAAGTTCGCTGGGAGATGGACATCCGTGGTTACGGGCATGTCGACATCATCGCTTCCGGGGGTCTCGATGAGAAGAAGATACTTTCTCTTTCTGATGTACCAGTTGACGGTTTCGGAGTGGGAACTAGCATCAGTAATGCCCCTACCGTGGACTTCGCTATGGATATTGTGGAGATGAAGGGAGTTCCAGTGGCGAAAAGAGGTAAGCTGGGAGGAAGGAAACTGGTCTTTAGATGTCCTGAATGCCTTGAGTTCTTAGTCCTGCCTTTCGGCGCGGAGGAGATCCCTGTCTGCGATCCCTGCGGAACTGAAATGGAGGCGGCGGAGAAGATGCTCATCAAGTCTGGAAAGAGGATCAGCGAGCCGCTCTCACCAGGGAAATTGAGAGATAATGTTCTCAAGCAACTCGCAAAGGTGGAGCTATAA
- a CDS encoding OsmC family protein yields the protein MKETEFRVEVERVSGYDFIVRFKDGMESVMMSEPRPLGSGEHPHAGHMLAAAMGHCMSASLLYCFERSRVEAGSMKAEILTKVERNDNGRLRLTKICLKLEPEVDDLERAKRCIAVFKDYCIVTQSVREGIDIEVEVIPSARGSD from the coding sequence ATGAAGGAGACTGAGTTCAGGGTAGAGGTGGAGCGCGTTTCGGGATATGACTTCATTGTAAGATTCAAGGATGGAATGGAATCTGTGATGATGTCAGAGCCCCGACCTCTGGGAAGTGGCGAGCATCCGCATGCAGGTCACATGCTTGCCGCCGCCATGGGACACTGCATGTCTGCCTCGCTATTGTACTGCTTTGAACGTTCCAGGGTTGAGGCGGGATCCATGAAGGCGGAGATACTCACCAAGGTGGAAAGGAATGATAACGGCAGACTCCGCCTCACGAAAATATGTCTCAAGTTGGAACCTGAAGTTGACGATCTGGAAAGAGCGAAAAGATGTATCGCGGTCTTCAAGGACTACTGCATCGTTACACAGAGCGTGAGAGAGGGAATCGACATCGAGGTCGAGGTCATTCCCTCAGCGAGAGGAAGTGACTGA
- a CDS encoding GTP-binding protein, with protein MKVIIVAGFLGSGKTTLILSTIERLNEVTGQKTGIIVNDFGKVNIDGKIMEKYGLDVKEVQGGCICCSLGSFLLDTVQKLAVNMSPDFIVIEPSGIAHPQQIVDTLDAYHGPPLEYIRSIVVMDVARFEKISKTMGVPFEKQVTSADAIVLNKIDEMNGTDIDSIEARLREIGFKGKIIRVSATERTNIDDVIEVMVNQ; from the coding sequence ATGAAGGTGATCATTGTAGCGGGTTTCCTTGGATCAGGTAAGACCACTCTTATTCTCTCAACTATTGAGAGATTGAATGAAGTCACAGGACAGAAGACTGGCATCATCGTGAATGATTTCGGGAAGGTTAACATCGATGGAAAGATCATGGAGAAATATGGCCTCGATGTGAAGGAAGTGCAGGGAGGATGCATTTGCTGCTCCCTTGGATCCTTCCTTCTGGACACAGTTCAGAAACTTGCCGTCAACATGTCTCCTGATTTCATAGTGATAGAACCCAGTGGCATTGCACACCCTCAGCAGATCGTGGACACCTTGGACGCTTATCACGGACCTCCCTTGGAATATATTAGAAGCATAGTAGTAATGGATGTAGCGAGGTTTGAGAAGATCTCCAAGACCATGGGTGTTCCATTCGAGAAGCAGGTCACATCCGCAGATGCCATCGTTTTAAACAAGATCGATGAGATGAACGGCACTGACATCGACAGTATTGAGGCAAGGCTGAGAGAGATTGGTTTCAAGGGAAAGATTATTCGGGTCTCAGCCACGGAAAGAACCAATATCGATGATGTCATTGAAGTCATGGTGAATCAATGA
- the eno gene encoding phosphopyruvate hydratase — MGDIEIIKVWARQVLDSRGNPTVEAEVFTKDVIARAIAPSGASTGTYEALELRDGGDAFMGKSVEKAVANVRGPIAKMLVGMDVTDQEGIDRAMIELDGTPNKSKLGGNALTAVSMACAHAGANVKCVELHEHLGPGSRALPVPMLNIINGGKHAGSDLKIQEFMIAPTGARSFTEAMRVAAEVYHALKSILKKNYGKGAINVGDEGGFAPPLDSAPEALEVISNAIESAGYEPGKDVLMALDAAASEFYSKGIYTVDGRELDPAGIVDYYDDLVDTFPLVSLEDPVEEEAFDTMTDMTVRMGDKVQIVGDDLFVTNPLRVKKAISQGAGNALLLKVNQIGTLTEAFEAANISFAAGYNVVVSHRSGETEDTTIADIVVALQSGQLKTGAPARGERTAKYNRLMRIEEALGPRAVYPGRDAFTMKPYRP; from the coding sequence ATGGGAGATATCGAGATTATCAAGGTCTGGGCCAGACAGGTACTGGATTCCAGGGGTAACCCAACCGTAGAGGCGGAGGTTTTCACTAAGGATGTTATTGCCAGGGCCATAGCGCCATCGGGCGCTTCCACCGGCACCTACGAGGCTCTCGAGCTTCGGGATGGCGGTGATGCATTCATGGGAAAATCCGTGGAGAAAGCAGTGGCAAATGTCAGAGGCCCCATCGCCAAGATGCTGGTAGGCATGGATGTCACCGACCAGGAGGGTATTGACAGGGCCATGATCGAACTTGATGGCACTCCCAATAAATCGAAACTTGGGGGGAATGCTCTTACTGCGGTTTCAATGGCATGTGCACATGCCGGTGCGAATGTCAAATGCGTGGAGCTCCATGAACACCTTGGCCCAGGGAGCAGGGCATTACCGGTACCTATGCTGAACATCATCAACGGCGGCAAGCACGCCGGTAGCGATCTGAAGATTCAAGAATTCATGATCGCGCCGACCGGTGCAAGAAGCTTCACGGAAGCGATGAGAGTTGCTGCGGAAGTCTATCATGCCCTCAAGTCCATCCTGAAGAAGAATTACGGCAAGGGGGCGATCAACGTAGGGGATGAGGGAGGCTTCGCTCCCCCGTTGGACTCTGCACCAGAGGCTCTTGAGGTTATAAGTAATGCGATCGAGTCCGCAGGATACGAGCCCGGAAAGGATGTGTTGATGGCTTTGGACGCTGCCGCAAGTGAATTCTACTCCAAAGGGATCTACACCGTCGACGGGAGAGAACTAGATCCAGCTGGCATAGTGGACTATTATGATGACTTGGTGGACACCTTCCCCCTGGTGAGCCTGGAGGATCCAGTGGAGGAGGAGGCGTTCGACACCATGACGGACATGACCGTACGCATGGGAGACAAAGTGCAGATCGTTGGTGACGATCTCTTTGTCACCAATCCCCTGAGGGTGAAGAAGGCAATCTCTCAGGGAGCTGGGAATGCGCTTCTGCTCAAGGTCAACCAGATCGGCACCCTAACAGAGGCATTCGAGGCAGCCAATATTTCCTTCGCGGCTGGCTACAACGTGGTCGTTAGCCACAGATCCGGAGAGACGGAGGACACTACCATAGCCGATATAGTTGTGGCACTTCAGTCTGGTCAGCTAAAGACAGGGGCACCTGCCAGAGGGGAGAGGACCGCCAAATACAACCGCTTGATGAGGATCGAGGAGGCCCTGGGTCCCAGGGCCGTGTATCCCGGTAGGGATGCCTTCACCATGAAGCCCTATCGGCCGTGA
- a CDS encoding 50S ribosomal protein L40e: MARFKEADERLLNKKICMKCNARNPPKATRCRKCGYTNLRPKAKESRKS; this comes from the coding sequence ATGGCACGTTTCAAAGAGGCTGATGAGAGGCTTCTAAACAAGAAGATCTGCATGAAGTGCAACGCTAGGAACCCTCCTAAAGCAACTCGTTGCCGTAAGTGCGGATATACTAACCTTAGGCCCAAGGCCAAAGAGAGCCGTAAGTCCTAG
- a CDS encoding cysteine hydrolase, producing MDKAVVVIDMLNEFVYGKLGGERSRSVIPCIERLLDKARAKGIPVIYVTDAHEEDDLELEVWGEHAMKGTEDADIIPELEPLPGEIVLEKSTYFSFHDTGLDEILTDMGVKEVILCGLLTDICIKLAAAEAFVRNYSIVVPKGCVNSISQEAHEGALKEMADLYHAKIIDLEQVIN from the coding sequence ATGGACAAGGCGGTTGTGGTCATAGACATGCTCAACGAGTTCGTATACGGAAAGCTGGGCGGAGAGAGGTCACGGTCGGTGATACCCTGCATCGAAAGGCTGCTGGACAAGGCCAGGGCCAAGGGGATCCCGGTAATCTATGTGACGGATGCCCATGAGGAGGATGATCTGGAGCTCGAGGTATGGGGGGAACACGCGATGAAGGGGACCGAGGACGCGGATATAATCCCGGAGCTGGAACCTCTACCAGGTGAGATAGTGCTCGAGAAGTCCACCTACTTCAGCTTCCATGATACGGGCCTGGACGAGATACTCACCGACATGGGGGTGAAGGAGGTAATCCTCTGCGGTCTCCTCACCGACATCTGCATCAAGCTCGCCGCGGCGGAGGCCTTCGTCAGGAATTACTCGATCGTGGTGCCAAAGGGGTGCGTGAACTCGATCTCACAGGAGGCCCACGAGGGCGCCCTCAAGGAGATGGCCGATCTATACCATGCGAAGATCATTGACCTTGAACAGGTGATCAACTGA